Proteins encoded by one window of Vampirovibrionales bacterium:
- a CDS encoding MCE family protein, protein MKKNRISTVKVGLLAIVSLAALVFVLIWLRGRGIDEGRPFEVFFQDVDGMREAAPVQMMGIRIGFVDAIQPIAREGLYRVRVRFSVIDKTVEIPKGSTLSIEQSGLIGEKFLEITPPQRRDAFVDASPALIKAALPPLATPFPLQMPYAEGVVTVGRVEEAIATPPAKSSKIPPRYQLYYRVTRPGSVLPKEAAYEWTQTPDGQPALLVRPRGEDELAHLPDSGLFFTIVNPMRMKEFLEIQMDSALALKLTNEKVAKLLSDETIASLNSTVKNTELLTARATVAIDTANGLFSLAHKDLQHLVVTTEQLAGNLLVVSNNVNEVIGDPQLKQDVSSTVSSIRQSSAALNELIRDPALSETLRLAHGTVKDSAELAATLKKTAQDPALQQRLERSLSSLNESLDKVSGITAQLEAFSQKDGGASLEKIVEDVHASSANLRKFSDRLKGRFVLFRLMF, encoded by the coding sequence ATGAAAAAGAACCGCATCTCGACCGTCAAAGTTGGCCTGTTGGCCATTGTCAGCCTGGCTGCGCTGGTATTTGTCCTGATTTGGCTGCGGGGACGCGGCATTGATGAGGGCCGCCCGTTTGAGGTGTTCTTTCAGGACGTGGATGGGATGCGTGAAGCCGCCCCGGTCCAAATGATGGGGATACGTATCGGCTTTGTGGACGCTATCCAGCCGATTGCCCGAGAAGGGCTGTATCGCGTGCGCGTGCGCTTTAGCGTAATCGACAAGACCGTGGAAATCCCAAAAGGCTCGACGCTGTCCATTGAGCAATCAGGCCTGATTGGTGAGAAATTTCTGGAGATTACGCCGCCTCAACGTCGCGACGCTTTTGTGGATGCGTCTCCGGCTTTAATCAAGGCGGCTTTGCCGCCGCTGGCAACGCCATTCCCATTGCAAATGCCTTACGCCGAAGGGGTTGTCACGGTGGGGCGCGTAGAAGAGGCGATTGCGACTCCCCCTGCCAAAAGCTCTAAAATCCCGCCTCGATATCAGCTGTATTATCGCGTGACGCGTCCGGGCTCTGTTTTGCCAAAAGAAGCCGCTTACGAATGGACGCAGACGCCTGACGGGCAGCCTGCCCTGCTCGTTCGTCCTCGCGGGGAAGATGAACTGGCCCATCTCCCGGATTCGGGTCTATTTTTCACCATCGTCAATCCGATGCGCATGAAAGAATTTCTGGAGATCCAGATGGATTCCGCTCTTGCGCTCAAGTTGACCAATGAGAAAGTCGCCAAGCTGCTGTCCGATGAAACCATCGCCTCGCTCAACAGTACCGTTAAAAACACGGAACTGCTGACGGCTCGGGCTACAGTTGCGATTGACACGGCCAACGGCTTATTCTCACTGGCGCACAAAGACTTACAGCATCTGGTCGTGACGACTGAGCAACTTGCCGGTAACTTACTCGTGGTCAGTAACAACGTCAACGAAGTGATTGGCGATCCCCAACTGAAGCAGGACGTGTCTTCGACGGTTTCATCCATTCGGCAGTCTTCCGCTGCGCTCAACGAGCTGATTCGTGATCCTGCGTTGTCTGAAACTCTCAGGCTGGCCCACGGCACGGTAAAAGATTCTGCTGAACTGGCGGCGACGCTTAAAAAAACAGCCCAGGATCCGGCCTTGCAGCAGCGTCTCGAACGATCGCTTTCCAGTCTGAATGAGTCGCTCGATAAGGTTTCCGGGATTACCGCACAATTAGAAGCCTTTTCCCAGAAAGATGGCGGGGCCTCGTTGGAAAAGATTGTTGAGGATGTGCATGCCTCGTCCGCCAACCTGCGTAAATTTTCGGATCGGCTGAAAGGGCGATTTGTTCTCTTTCGCCTGATGTTCTAA
- a CDS encoding sigma-70 family RNA polymerase sigma factor: MKRPLPLETLQPHLDALQADGQAQASLESHLRDDGALAPVDLSMSEIKGPETAPTMETDDIFQIFLKDVSRESRIDHTQELDLGRKIRQGGKESVAARNALIRANLRLVISIAKKYVGNGVSFMDLIQEGSLGLIKAAEKYDYRRGLKFSTYATWWIRQAISRCIDNTARTIRIPTHMIDKIRLLRHKKQELSIALQREPSNPELAASMGVSEDQVQAAQAAMRTESLSLDMEIGDEMTLKDYVADQSVEDAPDYKTSDAFMSRDLRNAIAELTPRETYILSERFGVNRRGTGRTLDQLGRELGYSKERVRQIESRAIRKLRANEDIAHLKEYLR; encoded by the coding sequence ATGAAACGCCCCCTCCCTCTTGAAACGCTTCAACCTCACCTCGACGCTCTGCAGGCGGATGGGCAGGCGCAAGCCTCCCTTGAGAGCCATCTGCGTGACGATGGCGCACTCGCCCCTGTCGATCTGTCAATGTCCGAGATAAAAGGTCCCGAAACGGCCCCGACAATGGAAACGGACGATATTTTCCAGATCTTTCTGAAAGATGTCAGTCGCGAGTCTCGCATTGATCACACGCAAGAGCTTGATCTGGGCCGAAAAATCCGCCAGGGCGGCAAGGAATCCGTTGCGGCCCGTAATGCGCTGATTCGCGCCAACCTGCGTCTGGTCATCAGTATTGCCAAGAAATACGTCGGCAATGGCGTTTCCTTTATGGATCTGATTCAGGAAGGCTCGCTGGGGCTGATTAAAGCGGCGGAGAAATACGATTACCGCCGAGGCCTCAAGTTCAGTACCTATGCAACGTGGTGGATTCGCCAGGCCATTTCGCGTTGTATCGACAATACGGCGCGTACGATTCGCATTCCCACCCACATGATCGATAAAATCCGCTTGCTGCGGCATAAAAAGCAGGAACTTTCCATTGCGTTGCAGCGTGAGCCTTCTAATCCAGAGTTGGCTGCTTCCATGGGCGTCAGCGAAGATCAGGTGCAGGCGGCGCAAGCGGCGATGCGGACCGAATCGCTGAGTCTGGATATGGAAATCGGCGATGAGATGACCCTAAAAGATTACGTCGCCGATCAAAGCGTCGAAGACGCGCCGGATTACAAGACGTCTGACGCCTTCATGAGCCGCGATCTGCGCAATGCGATCGCAGAGCTGACCCCGCGCGAAACCTATATCCTTTCTGAACGTTTTGGCGTCAATCGCCGCGGAACGGGCCGAACCCTGGATCAACTAGGGCGAGAGCTCGGCTATTCCAAAGAGCGGGTGCGGCAAATTGAAAGCCGGGCCATCCGCAAGCTTCGCGCCAATGAAGATATCGCCCATCTTAAAGAATATCTCCGCTAA
- a CDS encoding KpsF/GutQ family sugar-phosphate isomerase — MARACAVLDIEIQALQDLKTQLDDSLSAAIGLLANCQGRIIVTGMGKSGLIGRKIAATFSSTGAPALFLHPAEGVHGDLGALTLQDVVIAISSSGETPEILNVLPLVKRYGLPLIAMTGNQKSTLARRADVTLNIAVRQEACPLGLAPTSSTTVTLALGDVLAILLLERKGFTQDDFALFHPAGALGKRLLLRVADIMRAGEALPIITPKTPFLEALDEISGKKLGMALAVNESGQLEGVVTDGDIRRALTQRRDIHTLLAGEMMTRAPQTIDPDALAVSALRLMEQRKITTLAVVDAHHAPIGVVHMHDILNQGVS; from the coding sequence ATGGCTCGCGCCTGCGCGGTGCTGGATATCGAAATTCAGGCGCTGCAGGATCTAAAAACGCAGCTCGATGATAGTTTAAGCGCTGCGATCGGACTTCTGGCGAATTGTCAGGGCCGTATTATCGTGACCGGCATGGGCAAATCCGGTTTGATTGGCCGTAAAATCGCAGCGACTTTTTCCAGCACCGGCGCGCCAGCCCTGTTTCTTCATCCTGCCGAAGGGGTTCATGGCGATTTGGGGGCGCTGACGCTGCAAGACGTCGTTATTGCCATCTCCAGCAGCGGCGAAACCCCTGAGATTCTAAATGTCTTACCGCTCGTCAAGCGTTATGGCCTGCCGCTGATTGCGATGACCGGGAATCAGAAGTCCACACTCGCCCGCCGCGCGGACGTCACCCTGAATATCGCCGTTCGCCAGGAGGCCTGTCCTTTGGGTCTGGCGCCCACCTCCAGCACGACCGTAACGCTGGCGCTGGGCGACGTGCTGGCCATCTTACTGCTGGAACGCAAAGGCTTTACCCAGGACGACTTCGCCCTGTTTCACCCTGCTGGTGCGCTGGGCAAGCGTTTGTTGCTCAGAGTCGCCGATATTATGCGAGCAGGCGAGGCCTTGCCCATTATTACCCCGAAAACGCCCTTTCTGGAGGCGCTGGATGAGATTTCCGGCAAAAAGCTGGGCATGGCGCTGGCAGTCAATGAGAGCGGACAACTGGAAGGCGTTGTCACTGACGGCGATATTCGCCGCGCACTCACGCAACGTCGCGATATTCATACCCTGCTTGCAGGCGAAATGATGACACGCGCCCCACAAACGATTGATCCAGACGCACTCGCCGTCAGCGCTCTTCGGCTCATGGAGCAGCGAAAAATCACGACATTGGCTGTCGTCGACGCCCATCACGCGCCGATCGGGGTGGTGCATATGCATGACATTCTGAATCAGGGCGTCTCTTAA
- a CDS encoding sigma-70 family RNA polymerase sigma factor, with protein sequence MPTSLPTLPPLAPPSQVDVDCIRLAQSGDARAFSRLVGLWLPPVYAFLFRMTGDAQQAEDLSQETFIKAYRNLSRFDTRRSFKPWLFRIAVNTARSAFRAKRPAGIPLEEAFIDADPAGPDEMQALEARFNSQIALEAVMKLDIRYRQALWLRYQEELSYEEVADAMQTPLNTVRTWIRRGLQTLRRELTGALDS encoded by the coding sequence ATGCCAACTTCCCTTCCGACATTGCCGCCATTAGCGCCGCCTTCTCAGGTCGACGTCGACTGCATTCGATTAGCGCAGTCGGGAGACGCGCGCGCCTTCTCACGCCTGGTCGGACTGTGGCTGCCGCCCGTTTACGCCTTTCTCTTCAGAATGACCGGCGACGCCCAGCAAGCCGAAGACTTGTCTCAGGAAACCTTTATCAAGGCATATCGCAACCTCTCGCGCTTTGATACCCGGCGTTCGTTTAAACCCTGGCTCTTTCGGATTGCGGTGAACACCGCGCGATCGGCGTTTCGGGCGAAACGCCCGGCGGGAATCCCCCTTGAGGAGGCCTTTATTGACGCAGATCCCGCCGGACCCGATGAAATGCAGGCGTTGGAGGCGCGATTTAATAGCCAGATCGCCCTAGAGGCTGTGATGAAGCTCGATATCCGGTACCGTCAAGCCCTTTGGCTTCGCTATCAGGAAGAACTCTCGTACGAAGAAGTCGCTGACGCGATGCAGACACCGCTGAACACGGTCCGTACATGGATTCGGCGCGGACTGCAAACGCTTCGGCGCGAACTGACAGGAGCGCTGGACTCATGA
- a CDS encoding GNAT family N-acetyltransferase gives MTDDASFAPLPAPDVRSLRIRRLETRDIELLMAIESVSFGRFFWSADIFHRELRNPGSRYYALTDDRESPDRLIGYNGLWKMRDEAHFTTVAIHPHLRRRSLGELMHCHLLGVSVKEGVRWITTEIRGANVGSQNLCYKYGFYAVGLRRRYYQDNEEDALVMVSPDLRSHAWQTLYNRRKAELRTAVGGAWPSGFSV, from the coding sequence ATGACTGACGACGCTTCGTTTGCCCCGCTGCCTGCTCCCGACGTCCGCTCGCTTCGGATTCGTCGGCTGGAGACGCGCGACATTGAGCTGCTGATGGCGATTGAGTCGGTCTCGTTCGGCCGGTTTTTCTGGTCAGCGGATATTTTTCATCGGGAGCTGCGAAACCCTGGTTCGCGCTATTACGCGTTGACCGACGATCGGGAATCGCCAGATCGCCTGATTGGCTACAATGGGCTTTGGAAAATGCGCGATGAGGCGCATTTTACGACGGTTGCGATTCATCCGCATTTGAGACGGCGCTCGCTGGGAGAGTTGATGCATTGTCACTTGCTCGGCGTCAGCGTAAAAGAAGGCGTGCGATGGATTACAACTGAAATTCGCGGCGCAAATGTGGGTTCTCAGAACTTATGCTACAAATATGGCTTCTATGCCGTGGGTTTGCGTCGGCGGTACTATCAGGATAACGAAGAAGATGCGCTGGTAATGGTTTCGCCGGACTTGCGATCGCATGCCTGGCAAACGTTGTACAATCGGCGCAAGGCCGAACTTCGAACGGCGGTCGGCGGGGCGTGGCCCAGCGGATTCTCGGTATGA
- a CDS encoding HDOD domain-containing protein: MPPFTDKSLDKALKRIRDIPSLPDVVNRTLEVMANPTAPASEIARLISYDPGLTSKVLRIVNSAAYGFQRQISSVQHGIMILGFNTVRGLVLSASIFKMFETIDDERGLDHRGFWEHSMAVAMAARLIAKRFRLSGMDDAFSAGLLHDIGKMALDVYFQNEYRQVLQMAKANKRPCHGDAFLEVEQRYLGTDHCQVGEALANKWRLPVTITAVIAHHHHPEQATRCQTLAYVSALANALVDNFQMNCGVFRAEAVNADLCAYFDLDVEQLEALHIAMKAELEGIEELMSSLTSKPPDAGAPPRKSAGGFGHS, translated from the coding sequence GTGCCACCGTTCACTGATAAATCGCTCGATAAGGCGCTCAAGCGCATTCGCGACATCCCCTCGCTGCCGGATGTCGTGAACCGCACGTTGGAGGTCATGGCGAACCCAACGGCGCCAGCGTCTGAAATTGCGCGCCTGATCTCTTACGATCCGGGGCTGACATCTAAAGTGTTGCGTATTGTTAATTCTGCCGCGTATGGCTTTCAGCGACAAATTAGCTCTGTGCAGCATGGCATCATGATTTTGGGATTCAACACGGTACGCGGGCTTGTGTTGAGCGCCAGTATCTTTAAAATGTTTGAAACCATTGATGACGAGCGCGGTCTCGACCATCGCGGCTTCTGGGAACATTCGATGGCGGTTGCCATGGCGGCCCGCCTGATTGCCAAGCGGTTTCGTCTCAGCGGCATGGATGACGCTTTTAGCGCAGGCCTGCTGCACGATATCGGTAAAATGGCGCTCGATGTTTACTTTCAAAATGAATATCGCCAGGTCTTACAGATGGCCAAGGCGAACAAGCGCCCGTGCCATGGTGACGCCTTTCTGGAAGTTGAGCAGCGCTATCTGGGTACCGACCATTGTCAGGTCGGAGAAGCTTTGGCCAATAAATGGCGTTTGCCTGTGACGATTACGGCGGTCATCGCTCATCATCATCATCCCGAGCAGGCGACTCGTTGTCAGACGCTGGCTTATGTGTCGGCGCTCGCCAACGCGTTAGTGGATAATTTCCAGATGAACTGCGGCGTCTTTCGCGCTGAGGCAGTGAATGCGGACCTGTGCGCGTACTTTGATCTCGATGTGGAGCAACTCGAAGCGCTGCATATTGCAATGAAAGCGGAACTTGAGGGCATTGAGGAATTAATGTCCTCGCTTACCAGCAAGCCGCCGGACGCAGGGGCGCCGCCCCGAAAATCCGCCGGTGGATTTGGCCATTCGTAA
- a CDS encoding carboxypeptidase M32 translates to MLALSSRREAFYERIQELQALGAAQALGHWDMQTHMPSQAANTRAQTLSALGALAHERLTDPAFGDAIQALLDTPSDDATETALLAEMAYRRNRALSVSPQWVRQFETASARGYGIWADARRDNDFAAFLPALQELVTLSRQRAEILSETASGGNLYDALLEDYERGATVAEIDPLFDALHQELVPLAAQIADQQQPEPDCFEGKSFDLTVQTAFCRETLTAMGYDFTRGRMDASAHPFTTEIGGRNDVRLTIRSTTAHPLESVFTALHEGGHALYEQGVDPALADSPLGTGTSLGIHESQSRLWENAVGRSAAFWRHFYPRLQAVFPQALGDVDEDVFLRRVNRVTPSLIRTEADEVTYNLHILLRYRLEKALISGSLAPAEIPEAWNAGMTEFLGVEAPNDAHGCLQDVHWSGGSFGYFPTYTLGNLYAAQFYHTARQQMPDLDARLSQGDLLTLKNWLNQHIHVFGKTRTAQALALSVTGEALSPQYFLDALRQKYLSGAV, encoded by the coding sequence ATGCTGGCGCTCTCTTCAAGACGAGAAGCTTTCTACGAGCGGATCCAGGAATTACAGGCGCTGGGCGCCGCCCAAGCTCTGGGGCATTGGGACATGCAAACCCACATGCCGTCACAAGCAGCCAATACGCGCGCCCAGACCCTCAGCGCATTGGGTGCGCTGGCGCACGAACGCTTGACAGACCCCGCCTTCGGCGACGCCATTCAGGCCCTTCTGGACACGCCCTCCGATGATGCCACTGAAACGGCCCTGTTGGCGGAAATGGCCTATCGTCGTAATCGCGCCCTCAGCGTCAGCCCGCAATGGGTGCGCCAGTTTGAAACCGCTTCAGCGCGTGGTTACGGAATCTGGGCGGATGCCCGCCGCGACAACGATTTCGCCGCTTTTTTGCCCGCGCTGCAAGAACTGGTCACGCTCAGTCGTCAACGCGCCGAAATTTTGAGTGAAACCGCATCCGGCGGCAATTTATACGACGCCCTTCTGGAAGATTATGAGCGCGGGGCGACTGTCGCAGAGATCGATCCGCTGTTTGACGCCCTGCATCAAGAACTTGTCCCCTTGGCGGCGCAGATCGCGGATCAGCAGCAGCCTGAGCCGGATTGCTTTGAGGGTAAATCTTTCGATCTGACGGTCCAAACGGCCTTTTGCCGCGAGACGCTCACAGCCATGGGCTATGATTTTACGCGTGGACGTATGGACGCCTCCGCCCATCCATTCACAACTGAAATCGGCGGACGCAACGACGTGCGGCTGACCATTCGCTCCACCACGGCGCATCCGCTGGAGAGCGTGTTTACGGCTTTGCACGAAGGCGGTCACGCCCTCTACGAACAAGGCGTCGATCCCGCATTGGCGGATTCACCGCTGGGCACGGGGACCTCTCTGGGCATCCACGAATCACAATCCCGCCTATGGGAAAACGCCGTCGGGCGCAGCGCCGCATTCTGGCGGCATTTCTACCCGCGCCTGCAAGCCGTGTTTCCCCAAGCGCTCGGCGATGTAGACGAAGACGTCTTTTTGCGGCGCGTGAACCGCGTCACGCCATCGCTTATCCGCACAGAAGCCGATGAGGTGACGTATAACCTGCATATCCTGTTGCGCTACCGTCTGGAGAAGGCGCTCATCAGCGGCAGTCTTGCGCCCGCTGAGATTCCAGAAGCCTGGAATGCGGGGATGACAGAGTTTCTCGGCGTCGAAGCGCCGAATGACGCGCACGGCTGCTTGCAGGACGTTCACTGGTCAGGCGGATCATTCGGGTATTTTCCGACGTATACGCTCGGGAATTTATACGCAGCGCAGTTCTACCATACGGCCCGCCAACAGATGCCCGATCTCGATGCCCGTCTGTCCCAAGGCGACTTGCTGACGCTCAAAAACTGGCTGAATCAACACATTCACGTCTTCGGTAAAACACGAACCGCGCAGGCGTTAGCGCTTTCAGTAACGGGCGAAGCCTTATCACCGCAGTATTTTTTAGATGCGCTGCGTCAGAAGTATTTATCTGGAGCAGTATGA
- the rimI gene encoding ribosomal protein S18-alanine N-acetyltransferase, whose protein sequence is MSPITPSQLEIRRMRAADVGGVMAIESVSFGTHHWSEDSFLAELNNPMGRYFTLALRSPERGGPSEQPYGHVAGYGGYWLILDEAHITTLAVHPEYRGHSLGEALLLQLLDCCLGQTVHWVTLEVRVSNEAAQNLYYKYGFEVSGRRRRYYQDNEEDALIMTTPDIATEAFRTLFRTRKAAYVKTFAGLPQGVSV, encoded by the coding sequence ATGTCGCCCATTACGCCCTCTCAACTTGAGATTCGCCGGATGCGCGCAGCCGACGTTGGCGGCGTCATGGCGATTGAATCCGTATCGTTCGGGACGCATCATTGGTCGGAGGACTCTTTTCTGGCCGAGCTCAACAATCCTATGGGGCGTTACTTTACTCTGGCCTTGCGCTCGCCCGAGCGCGGAGGGCCTTCAGAACAGCCTTACGGGCATGTCGCTGGCTATGGCGGCTACTGGTTGATTTTGGACGAGGCGCATATTACCACGCTGGCTGTTCATCCAGAGTATCGTGGGCATTCATTGGGAGAAGCCTTGCTCTTGCAGCTACTGGATTGCTGTCTGGGGCAAACCGTCCATTGGGTGACGCTGGAAGTGCGGGTCTCCAACGAGGCGGCGCAAAATCTCTATTATAAGTATGGCTTTGAGGTGTCGGGCAGGCGTCGCCGGTACTATCAGGACAACGAAGAAGACGCCCTGATTATGACGACGCCGGATATTGCGACAGAGGCCTTTCGGACGCTATTTCGAACGCGAAAGGCCGCTTACGTCAAAACCTTCGCGGGTTTGCCGCAGGGCGTTTCCGTATGA
- a CDS encoding periplasmic heavy metal sensor — protein sequence MLNSPRFSFSKQRFSTRRALTMALLASILAVSAGPRAFADRRDTAAGVGFAAGTKRPCPFNGGDPRQRAEMQGKLGLSQSQMDQMQTIREQARTQAETLKERIRQKRAEQSRLMSAEGYDESRAMALNGEITQMRAQLGELRIQTMGRIKGMMTPQQFAQFSEMRAQSAHERSRYGQQGPEATKGPRRNNR from the coding sequence ATGCTGAATTCCCCACGTTTCAGCTTTTCGAAACAGCGTTTTTCGACTCGGCGCGCCTTAACAATGGCCCTGCTGGCAAGCATTCTAGCCGTTTCGGCTGGGCCACGCGCGTTTGCCGATCGTCGCGACACTGCGGCTGGCGTCGGTTTTGCAGCGGGAACAAAGCGCCCTTGCCCGTTTAACGGCGGCGATCCGCGTCAACGCGCTGAAATGCAAGGCAAACTCGGCCTGAGCCAATCACAGATGGACCAGATGCAGACCATTCGCGAGCAAGCCCGCACGCAGGCAGAAACGCTCAAAGAGCGAATCCGCCAAAAGCGCGCCGAGCAATCCCGCCTGATGAGCGCTGAAGGCTATGACGAATCCCGCGCCATGGCCCTCAACGGCGAGATTACCCAGATGCGCGCCCAACTCGGCGAGCTGCGCATTCAGACAATGGGAAGAATCAAAGGGATGATGACGCCGCAGCAATTCGCCCAGTTTTCTGAGATGCGCGCCCAAAGCGCTCATGAACGCTCACGTTATGGACAACAAGGCCCTGAGGCGACAAAAGGTCCGCGCCGCAATAACCGGTAA
- a CDS encoding ABC transporter permease, which translates to MTRLLLQRLAGGAATLLLVACLTFGLLRAMPGGPFDREHRLPAAIQANMEARYHLNKPWPQQLGYYLAGLAHGDLGPSYQYATRRVNDILADAFPVSLLLGALALTLGVGLGGALGALAGWTQRRPLDATLCGIGALALSTPAFVFGGALALIFALWLKWLPAARLLSPTHGILPVLTLALGPFAFAFMLLRTSVRQTRALPFVTIKRSLGAPESRIALRHVLRNSLLPLLSIMGPLAAALVTGSFVVETLFAIPGMGKYFVTAVSNRDYPLVMGATLVYSALLIALNLVTDLLYGWLDPRLRDIGSAPSGGDART; encoded by the coding sequence ATGACTCGCCTGCTCCTGCAACGGTTGGCTGGTGGCGCGGCGACGCTGCTGCTCGTCGCCTGTCTGACGTTCGGGTTATTACGCGCCATGCCGGGCGGCCCTTTCGATCGCGAACATCGTTTACCGGCAGCGATTCAGGCGAATATGGAGGCGCGTTATCATCTCAACAAGCCATGGCCGCAGCAATTGGGGTATTACCTGGCCGGCCTGGCGCACGGGGATTTAGGTCCCTCGTACCAGTACGCAACGCGGCGCGTGAATGATATCCTCGCCGACGCCTTCCCCGTCTCGCTCTTGTTAGGCGCGTTGGCTCTGACTCTGGGCGTCGGATTGGGCGGCGCGTTAGGCGCGCTCGCGGGGTGGACGCAACGCCGTCCGCTGGATGCGACTCTTTGTGGTATCGGCGCGCTGGCTTTATCGACGCCCGCGTTTGTCTTTGGGGGCGCGTTGGCGCTCATTTTCGCCTTATGGCTCAAGTGGTTGCCCGCCGCGCGGCTGCTCAGCCCGACGCATGGGATTCTGCCGGTCTTAACGCTGGCGCTGGGACCGTTTGCCTTTGCCTTCATGTTATTGAGAACGTCTGTTCGTCAGACGCGCGCATTGCCGTTTGTCACCATTAAACGCAGCCTGGGCGCCCCTGAGAGCCGAATCGCCCTTCGCCATGTGTTGCGCAACTCGCTGTTGCCGCTATTGTCGATTATGGGACCGTTGGCCGCGGCGCTGGTGACGGGTTCTTTCGTGGTGGAAACGTTGTTCGCCATCCCGGGAATGGGCAAGTATTTCGTGACAGCGGTCTCCAACCGTGATTATCCCCTGGTGATGGGCGCAACGCTGGTGTATAGCGCCCTGCTTATTGCGCTGAATCTGGTGACAGATTTACTTTACGGCTGGCTGGATCCGCGACTGCGCGATATCGGCAGCGCGCCCTCAGGCGGAGATGCGCGGACATGA
- a CDS encoding biotin transporter BioY, with translation MTAKPPPATPLSVKGLRSKGLKPNSARPQSAASRRRPARSEFVDPDQAGLDLRQETAKAPSINLISLMVAGLAGLLLALTPYCVMALPNIIGPLLVNANIGSDAPTGYSVAFMTPFLPVAAFIGGLLGWRLGGGVVAVFLVAGFCGMPLFADGGGWDYVSRPGFGYLIGALVSAGVAGVLLSSRSQAREGNVLYAARAIVSGIIAMAVAHGCGLIGLTVQFLIGVMSFTDLGQWAVQLSAMPVVYDALFTAAWLGLVRPLRMIFWLVMY, from the coding sequence ATGACCGCTAAGCCGCCGCCTGCCACGCCGCTGTCTGTCAAAGGACTGCGCTCCAAGGGCTTAAAGCCGAATTCCGCTCGACCTCAGTCCGCCGCGAGTCGTCGGCGTCCGGCGCGATCGGAGTTTGTCGATCCCGATCAGGCCGGCTTGGATTTGCGTCAGGAAACGGCGAAAGCCCCGTCGATTAATCTGATTAGTCTAATGGTCGCGGGGTTGGCCGGTCTGTTGCTTGCCCTGACGCCGTATTGCGTGATGGCGCTGCCGAACATTATTGGACCTTTGTTGGTTAATGCCAACATCGGGAGCGATGCGCCGACCGGCTACAGCGTGGCGTTCATGACGCCTTTTTTACCTGTGGCGGCCTTTATCGGCGGCTTACTGGGCTGGCGTCTTGGCGGCGGGGTGGTGGCGGTTTTTCTCGTCGCAGGCTTTTGCGGGATGCCGCTCTTTGCCGATGGCGGCGGGTGGGATTACGTTTCGCGGCCGGGATTCGGCTATTTAATCGGCGCGCTGGTTTCCGCTGGGGTTGCGGGCGTTTTACTGTCGTCTCGCTCGCAGGCGCGTGAAGGTAACGTATTGTACGCGGCGCGCGCGATCGTCTCAGGCATTATCGCCATGGCGGTTGCGCATGGCTGCGGACTCATTGGGCTGACTGTTCAATTCCTGATAGGCGTGATGAGCTTTACGGATTTGGGGCAATGGGCTGTCCAGTTGAGCGCGATGCCCGTCGTCTATGATGCGCTGTTCACGGCGGCTTGGCTGGGACTGGTACGCCCGTTGCGCATGATATTCTGGCTGGTCATGTATTGA